In Pseudomonas fluorescens, the following are encoded in one genomic region:
- a CDS encoding FAD-binding oxidoreductase, with product MNQYTKEHTHSYYAASAKGMKQRPALASDLTADVCVVGAGFTGINTAIELAQRGLSVVLLEARRIGWGASGRNGGQLIRGIGHDVSSFAKHIGADGVQYLEHAGTESVQVVAKRIREHGIDCDLSWGFCELANTPAQFKALKAEQVELIESGYAFETRLVAPQQIREQVVNSGVYAGGLVDMGSGHLHPLNLVLGEAQVAESLGVRIFEQSPVLELIHGSTVQVRCAGGTVSAGTLVLACNAHLEELEPKLSGKVLPAGSYIIATEPLSEDAAAKLIPHNLALCDQKVGLDYYRLSAGRRLLFGGACHYSGRDPSDISAYMRPQMLKVFPQLADVRIDYQWGGKIGISANRFPQVGRLSQHPNVFYAQGYSGHGLNVTHWCAKLLGEAIHAGHSQGFDVFSAVPHMTFPGGRALRSPLLALGMFWYRMREVLG from the coding sequence ATGAATCAGTACACCAAGGAACACACCCACTCCTATTACGCAGCGTCTGCCAAAGGCATGAAGCAGCGTCCCGCGCTGGCCTCGGACCTTACGGCCGATGTCTGCGTGGTCGGCGCGGGTTTCACCGGCATCAACACCGCCATCGAACTGGCCCAACGCGGGCTCTCGGTGGTCCTGCTGGAGGCCCGGCGAATTGGCTGGGGCGCCAGCGGGCGCAACGGTGGCCAGTTGATTCGTGGTATCGGCCATGACGTCAGCAGTTTCGCCAAGCACATCGGCGCCGATGGCGTGCAATACCTGGAGCATGCCGGGACCGAATCGGTGCAAGTCGTGGCCAAGCGCATCCGCGAGCACGGCATCGATTGCGACCTGAGCTGGGGCTTCTGCGAACTGGCCAATACCCCTGCCCAGTTCAAAGCGCTCAAGGCCGAGCAGGTGGAACTGATCGAGTCCGGTTATGCCTTTGAAACCCGACTGGTCGCGCCGCAGCAGATCCGTGAACAGGTAGTGAACTCCGGTGTGTACGCCGGCGGCCTGGTGGACATGGGCTCGGGGCATTTGCATCCGCTGAACCTGGTCCTTGGCGAAGCGCAAGTTGCCGAGTCCCTCGGGGTGCGGATTTTCGAGCAAAGCCCGGTGCTGGAGTTGATCCATGGCAGCACGGTGCAGGTCCGTTGCGCTGGTGGCACTGTGAGTGCAGGCACGTTGGTGCTGGCCTGCAACGCGCACCTGGAAGAGTTGGAACCGAAGCTCAGCGGCAAAGTACTCCCGGCAGGCAGCTACATCATCGCCACCGAGCCGTTGTCGGAAGACGCCGCTGCAAAACTGATCCCGCACAACCTCGCGCTGTGCGACCAGAAGGTCGGCCTGGACTACTACCGGCTCTCGGCTGGCCGGCGTTTGCTGTTCGGCGGTGCCTGCCATTACTCCGGGCGCGATCCTTCGGACATCAGCGCCTACATGCGCCCGCAGATGCTCAAGGTGTTCCCGCAACTGGCCGATGTGCGCATCGACTATCAGTGGGGCGGCAAGATCGGCATCTCGGCCAACCGCTTCCCCCAGGTTGGGCGCCTGAGCCAGCACCCGAACGTGTTCTACGCCCAGGGTTACTCCGGCCATGGCCTGAACGTGACCCACTGGTGCGCGAAGTTGTTGGGCGAAGCGATCCATGCCGGCCACAGCCAAGGCTTCGACGTGTTCAGCGCCGTGCCGCACATGACCTTCCCCGGCGGACGCGCTCTGCGTTCACCCTTGCTGGCCCTTGGCATGTTCTGGTATCGGATGCGGGAAGTGCTGGGTTGA
- a CDS encoding glutamine synthetase family protein → MNVPFDQLFTWLKDHKITEVECVVSDLTGIARGKIAPTNKFLHERGMRLPESVLLQTVTGDFVDDDIYYDLLDPADIDMVCKPDADAVYVVPWAIEPTAIVIHDTFDKFGNPIELSPRNVLKKVLQLYTDKGWRPIVAPEMEFYLTQRCEDPDLPLKAPMGRSGRAESGRQSFSIDAANEFDPLFEDVYDWCELQGLDLDTLIHEDGPAQMEINFRHGNALDLADQITVFKRTMREAALKHNVAATFMAKPVGDEPGSAMHLHQSVVDIATGQPIFADADGNMSELFLHHIGGLQKYIPKVLPMFAPNVNSFRRFLPDTSAPVNVEWGEENRTVGLRVPTSSPDAMRVENRLPGADANPYLAIAASLLCGYLGMVERIEPSAAVQGRAYERRNLRLPITIEDALTQMEECDTISRYLGSKFVRGYVAVKRAEHENFKRVISSWEREFLMLSV, encoded by the coding sequence ATGAATGTCCCTTTCGATCAGCTGTTCACTTGGCTGAAAGATCACAAGATTACCGAAGTCGAGTGCGTCGTCAGCGATCTGACCGGCATTGCACGCGGCAAAATCGCACCCACCAACAAGTTCCTGCATGAGCGAGGCATGCGCCTGCCGGAAAGTGTGTTGTTGCAAACGGTAACCGGGGACTTTGTCGACGACGACATCTACTACGACCTGCTCGACCCGGCCGATATCGACATGGTCTGCAAGCCGGACGCCGACGCCGTCTACGTGGTGCCATGGGCCATCGAGCCGACCGCCATCGTGATCCACGACACCTTCGACAAGTTCGGCAACCCGATCGAACTGTCGCCGCGCAACGTGCTGAAGAAAGTCCTGCAGTTGTACACCGACAAAGGCTGGCGGCCGATCGTCGCGCCGGAAATGGAGTTCTACCTGACCCAGCGCTGCGAAGACCCGGACCTGCCGCTCAAGGCGCCGATGGGCCGTTCGGGCCGTGCCGAAAGCGGTCGTCAATCGTTCTCCATCGACGCGGCCAACGAATTCGACCCGCTGTTCGAAGACGTCTACGACTGGTGCGAACTGCAAGGTCTGGACCTCGACACGCTGATCCACGAAGACGGCCCGGCGCAGATGGAAATCAACTTCCGTCATGGCAACGCCCTGGACCTGGCGGACCAGATCACAGTGTTCAAGCGCACCATGCGTGAAGCGGCGCTCAAGCACAACGTGGCCGCCACCTTCATGGCCAAGCCGGTCGGCGACGAGCCGGGCAGCGCCATGCACCTTCACCAGAGCGTGGTGGACATTGCCACCGGCCAACCGATCTTCGCCGATGCCGATGGCAACATGAGCGAGCTGTTCCTGCACCACATTGGCGGCCTGCAGAAGTACATCCCGAAAGTGCTGCCGATGTTCGCGCCGAACGTCAACTCGTTCCGCCGCTTCCTGCCGGACACCTCGGCACCGGTGAACGTCGAATGGGGCGAAGAAAACCGCACCGTCGGCCTGCGCGTACCGACTTCCAGCCCGGACGCCATGCGCGTGGAAAACCGCTTGCCGGGTGCCGATGCCAACCCGTACCTGGCCATCGCCGCCAGCCTGCTGTGCGGTTACCTGGGCATGGTCGAGCGCATCGAGCCGAGCGCAGCGGTACAGGGCCGCGCCTATGAGCGTCGCAACCTGCGCCTGCCGATCACCATCGAGGACGCCCTGACCCAGATGGAGGAATGCGACACCATCAGCCGCTACCTGGGCAGCAAGTTCGTGCGGGGCTATGTCGCGGTCAAACGCGCCGAGCACGAGAACTTCAAGCGGGTGATCAGTTCGTGGGAACGTGAGTTCCTGATGCTCAGCGTCTGA
- a CDS encoding polyamine ABC transporter substrate-binding protein encodes MRLLKSMVPVALAAVFSAGVQAQPQVSVYNWTDYIGETTLADFQAKTGIKVIYDVFDSNETLEGKLLAGRTGYDVVVPSNHFLARQVKAGAFLKLDREQLPNVKNLDPKLLALLEKNDPGNSHSVPYLWGTNGIGYNVDKVKQVLGIDKIDSWAVLFEPENIKKLSACGVSMMDSADEVFPAMLNYMGMDPRSESVEDYKKAEAKLLQIRPYITYFHSSKYVSDLANGDICVAFGYSGDVFQAANRAKEAKNGVNIAYAIPKEGANLWFDLLAIPADASNPKEAHTFINYLLDPQVIAKVSESVGYANPNPAAKQYMDPELVSNPEVYPSQEVLDKLYISTTPSQSIMRLMTRSWSKVKSNK; translated from the coding sequence ATGCGTCTATTGAAATCCATGGTTCCGGTCGCGCTGGCAGCAGTGTTCAGCGCCGGTGTTCAGGCCCAACCCCAGGTCAGCGTCTACAACTGGACCGACTACATCGGCGAAACCACCCTCGCCGACTTCCAGGCCAAGACCGGGATCAAGGTGATCTACGACGTATTCGATTCCAACGAAACCCTGGAAGGCAAACTGCTTGCCGGTCGTACCGGGTATGACGTGGTGGTGCCGTCCAACCACTTCCTCGCCCGCCAGGTAAAGGCCGGCGCATTCCTCAAGCTCGATCGCGAGCAACTGCCGAACGTCAAGAACCTCGACCCGAAATTGCTGGCGCTGCTGGAGAAGAACGATCCGGGCAACTCGCACTCGGTGCCGTACCTGTGGGGCACCAACGGCATCGGCTATAACGTCGACAAGGTCAAGCAAGTGCTAGGCATCGACAAGATCGATTCCTGGGCCGTGCTGTTCGAACCGGAAAACATCAAGAAGCTCAGCGCCTGCGGCGTGTCGATGATGGACTCGGCGGACGAAGTGTTCCCGGCGATGCTCAACTACATGGGCATGGACCCACGCAGCGAAAGTGTCGAGGACTACAAAAAGGCCGAAGCCAAGCTGCTGCAGATCCGCCCTTACATCACCTACTTCCACTCCTCCAAGTACGTCTCGGACCTGGCCAACGGCGACATCTGCGTGGCGTTCGGTTACTCGGGTGACGTGTTCCAGGCCGCCAACCGTGCCAAGGAAGCCAAGAACGGCGTGAACATTGCCTACGCCATTCCCAAGGAAGGCGCCAACCTGTGGTTCGACTTGTTGGCCATCCCCGCCGACGCCAGCAATCCAAAAGAAGCTCACACCTTCATCAACTACCTGCTGGACCCGCAAGTGATTGCCAAGGTCAGCGAGTCGGTCGGCTACGCCAACCCGAATCCGGCCGCCAAGCAGTACATGGACCCTGAGCTGGTCAGCAACCCCGAGGTTTATCCGTCCCAGGAAGTCCTCGACAAACTCTACATCTCCACCACGCCGTCGCAGTCGATCATGCGCCTGATGACCCGCTCGTGGAGCAAAGTGAAGTCCAACAAATGA
- a CDS encoding helix-turn-helix domain-containing protein, translating into MTGSTSLQVQAFNTADVAEQIRATPGWVQQYQQMSPGHFAGLVRYLDLQGVEIYEESMNTRVEQNFSAPQGSLSFCFDRGDNALYLLNGESRNIWITPENYQEIAVVFGPEFVKRHSLDIARLEGLFMAPLNSQQNALFCRWLSGTLTRLSQTFDPPSREALTQQLLEDCLFILDNACVGLDQGALQRRAGERAIMKRVGEWAADTPEEHLNLLELSQVAGVSLRQLQHAFKTYTGMAPTQWLRLRRLNSARRELLSRTPTQTTVAEVAMHWSFWHLGRFSSSYRALFNELPSDTLKRASTTQASGRSRR; encoded by the coding sequence ATGACAGGTTCCACTTCCCTTCAGGTCCAAGCGTTCAACACCGCCGATGTCGCCGAGCAAATCCGTGCCACGCCGGGCTGGGTGCAGCAATACCAGCAGATGTCGCCGGGGCACTTCGCAGGCCTGGTGCGTTATCTGGATCTGCAGGGCGTGGAAATTTACGAAGAGTCGATGAACACCCGGGTCGAGCAGAATTTCAGCGCGCCCCAGGGCTCGTTGTCGTTCTGTTTCGATCGCGGCGACAACGCGCTGTACCTGTTGAATGGCGAGAGCCGCAACATCTGGATCACCCCGGAGAACTATCAGGAAATCGCCGTGGTGTTCGGGCCGGAGTTTGTAAAGCGCCACAGTCTCGACATCGCCAGGCTTGAAGGGCTGTTCATGGCACCGCTCAACTCCCAGCAGAACGCGCTGTTCTGCCGTTGGCTCAGCGGGACCTTGACGCGGCTGTCGCAGACTTTCGATCCACCGAGCCGCGAAGCGCTGACCCAGCAACTGCTGGAGGACTGCCTGTTCATCCTCGACAACGCCTGTGTCGGCCTCGACCAAGGGGCCTTGCAGCGTCGGGCCGGGGAGCGGGCGATCATGAAGCGGGTAGGGGAATGGGCCGCGGACACCCCGGAAGAACACCTCAACCTGCTGGAGTTGTCCCAGGTCGCGGGGGTTTCATTGCGCCAGTTGCAGCATGCGTTCAAGACCTACACCGGCATGGCGCCGACCCAATGGCTGCGCCTGCGCCGACTCAACAGCGCCCGCCGCGAACTGCTCAGCCGCACGCCCACGCAAACCACCGTGGCCGAAGTGGCGATGCATTGGTCGTTCTGGCATCTGGGGCGGTTTTCCAGCAGCTACCGCGCGTTGTTCAACGAGCTGCCGAGCGACACCCTCAAGCGTGCGAGTACCACTCAGGCAAGCGGTCGCAGCCGACGTTAG